Proteins co-encoded in one Azospirillum humicireducens genomic window:
- a CDS encoding ribbon-helix-helix domain-containing protein — protein MLQATNKKRGGIATGRGSIDLEALMVWPQLSARVVPKNGVTARLRLEKAVWEGLDAIAELEGKPTQQLCAELEENRPKNEALSTTIRTFVLGYFRKAESA, from the coding sequence ATGCTGCAGGCCACCAACAAGAAGCGCGGCGGTATCGCGACCGGTCGCGGTTCTATCGACCTCGAGGCTCTGATGGTATGGCCGCAGCTATCCGCTCGTGTCGTTCCTAAGAACGGCGTCACTGCCCGGTTGCGCCTTGAAAAGGCGGTTTGGGAAGGCCTTGACGCTATTGCCGAGCTCGAAGGAAAGCCTACGCAGCAATTATGCGCGGAGTTGGAGGAAAATCGCCCTAAAAATGAGGCTCTTAGCACAACTATCCGTACATTTGTCTTGGGTTATTTCCGAAAGGCTGAATCAGCCTAA
- a CDS encoding ribbon-helix-helix domain-containing protein → MSSDGNNRFHTDQSMGVSPLASRTLKLSGRDVSIRLEPSYWEGLNEICQREDLTVEELCGDVRDRMEQQGRRAPQAGVSLANALRVFVVGYFRQAATERGHARAGHGQGRPFIATPFDTVPAARES, encoded by the coding sequence ATGTCGAGCGATGGGAACAACAGGTTTCACACCGATCAATCAATGGGTGTTTCCCCTCTGGCTTCTCGCACGCTGAAATTGTCCGGACGTGATGTCTCTATCCGTCTGGAGCCCTCCTACTGGGAGGGGCTGAATGAGATATGCCAGCGGGAAGACCTGACAGTGGAAGAGCTGTGCGGGGATGTCCGCGACCGCATGGAACAGCAGGGCCGTCGCGCCCCCCAGGCCGGCGTATCGCTCGCGAATGCACTGCGGGTGTTCGTGGTCGGCTATTTCCGGCAGGCTGCGACCGAGCGTGGCCACGCCCGCGCCGGCCATGGCCAGGGCCGTCCTTTCATCGCCACCCCCTTCGATACGGTTCCCGCCGCCAGAGAAAGCTGA
- a CDS encoding GntP family permease, with product MSFLICVGALAFLMLVAYRGFSVILFAPIAAMGAVLLTDPSAVPPIFTGLFMDKMVGFVKLYFPVFLLGAVFGKVIELSGFSKSIVSAVIKLVGRERAVTSIVLVCLLLTYGGVSLFVVVFAVYPFAAEMFRQSDIPKRLIPGVIALGAFTVTMDALPGTPQIQNIIPTTFFKTDAYAAPWLGLIGSVFILALGLLYLEWRVRSAIARGEGYGSGHSNEPEPVASEVLPNPILALSPLVAVGVLNKLFTMAIPGIYGTTSEVALTPGAKPLVTQVSSVAGIWAVEGALLCGILMVLAFAWKPVSQRFADGTKAAIGGSLLAAMNTASEYGFGAVIAALPGFLIIRDALTAIPNPLVNEAVTVTALAGITGSASGGMSIALAAMADQFIAAANAAGIPMEVLHRVASMASGGMDTLPHNGAVITLLGVTGLTHRQSYGDIFAVTCIKTLAVFFVIAVYYLTGIV from the coding sequence ATGAGCTTTCTGATCTGCGTAGGAGCGCTCGCGTTCCTGATGCTGGTCGCCTACCGGGGCTTCAGCGTCATCCTCTTCGCGCCCATCGCGGCGATGGGGGCCGTGCTGCTGACCGATCCGTCCGCCGTGCCGCCGATCTTCACCGGCCTGTTCATGGACAAGATGGTCGGCTTCGTGAAGCTGTACTTCCCGGTCTTCCTGCTGGGCGCGGTGTTCGGCAAGGTGATCGAGCTGTCCGGCTTCTCCAAGTCGATCGTCTCGGCCGTCATCAAGCTGGTCGGGCGCGAACGGGCGGTGACCTCCATCGTCCTGGTCTGCCTGCTGCTGACCTATGGCGGCGTGTCGCTGTTCGTCGTGGTCTTCGCCGTCTATCCCTTCGCGGCGGAGATGTTCCGGCAGAGCGACATCCCCAAACGCCTGATCCCCGGCGTGATTGCGCTTGGCGCCTTCACCGTCACCATGGACGCGCTGCCGGGCACGCCGCAAATCCAGAACATCATCCCGACCACCTTCTTCAAGACCGACGCCTATGCCGCCCCCTGGTTGGGGCTGATCGGCTCGGTCTTCATCCTGGCGCTGGGGCTGCTCTATCTGGAATGGCGCGTCCGTTCGGCCATCGCGCGCGGCGAGGGCTATGGCAGCGGCCATAGCAACGAGCCGGAACCGGTCGCCTCGGAAGTGCTGCCGAACCCGATCCTGGCCTTGTCGCCGCTGGTCGCCGTCGGCGTGCTGAACAAGCTTTTCACCATGGCGATTCCCGGCATCTACGGCACCACCAGCGAGGTGGCACTGACCCCCGGTGCCAAGCCGCTGGTGACGCAGGTCTCCTCCGTCGCCGGCATCTGGGCGGTGGAAGGTGCCTTGCTCTGCGGCATCCTGATGGTGCTGGCCTTCGCCTGGAAGCCGGTGTCGCAGCGTTTCGCCGACGGGACCAAGGCCGCCATCGGCGGGTCGCTGCTGGCCGCCATGAACACGGCGTCGGAATACGGCTTCGGCGCGGTCATCGCGGCGCTGCCGGGCTTTCTGATCATCCGCGACGCCCTCACTGCCATTCCCAACCCGCTGGTGAACGAGGCGGTGACCGTCACCGCGCTGGCCGGCATCACCGGCTCGGCATCGGGCGGCATGAGCATCGCGCTGGCGGCCATGGCCGACCAGTTCATCGCGGCTGCCAACGCCGCCGGTATCCCGATGGAGGTGCTGCACCGCGTCGCCTCCATGGCCAGCGGTGGCATGGATACCTTGCCGCACAATGGTGCCGTCATCACATTGCTGGGCGTCACCGGGCTGACGCACCGGCAGTCCTACGGCGACATCTTCGCCGTCACCTGCATCAAGACGCTGGCGGTCTTCTTCGTGATCGCCGTCTATTACCTGACCGGGATCGTCTGA
- a CDS encoding 3-oxoacid CoA-transferase subunit B: MDEKTLIAKRVALELMDGDLVNLGIGLPTLVARYVPAGRHVFFQSENGILGMSGPITGAENHDLTDAGGSPISALPGAASFDSAFSFGLIRGGHLDVTVLGGLQVDREGRLANWMVPGKMVPGMGGAMDLVTGARRVIVAMQHSAKGEAKIVERCALPLTSVRRVDLVVTDLAVIEPTDAGLVLKETAPGVTVEQVIANTGCELIVAPDLRSMPL, translated from the coding sequence ATGGATGAAAAGACCCTGATCGCCAAGCGCGTCGCGCTGGAACTGATGGACGGCGACCTCGTCAACCTCGGCATCGGCCTGCCGACCCTGGTCGCCCGCTACGTCCCCGCCGGGCGCCATGTGTTCTTCCAGTCGGAGAACGGCATCCTCGGCATGTCCGGCCCGATCACAGGAGCGGAGAACCACGACCTGACCGATGCCGGCGGTTCGCCCATCTCGGCTCTGCCGGGGGCGGCGTCCTTCGACAGCGCCTTCTCCTTCGGGCTGATCCGCGGCGGCCATCTGGACGTCACCGTGCTCGGCGGCCTGCAGGTGGACCGTGAAGGACGTCTCGCCAACTGGATGGTGCCGGGCAAGATGGTGCCGGGCATGGGCGGGGCGATGGATCTGGTCACCGGCGCCCGCCGGGTGATCGTCGCCATGCAGCACAGCGCCAAGGGCGAGGCGAAGATCGTCGAGCGATGCGCCCTGCCGCTGACCTCCGTCCGCCGGGTCGACCTGGTGGTGACTGACCTCGCCGTCATCGAGCCGACCGATGCCGGGCTCGTCTTGAAGGAAACCGCCCCCGGTGTCACGGTGGAGCAGGTGATCGCCAACACCGGGTGCGAGTTGATCGTCGCCCCGGACCTCCGTTCCATGCCGCTCTAA
- a CDS encoding ATP-binding protein — translation MADAMWSTAADDGGPGQDASRLSADKPRERKVVTAMFVDIVRSSAMVAGRDPEDADDLLLSILNRVTEAVPRFEGTVTQMLGDGFLATFGAPGAKEDHALRACLAAQDILSATRDEQGRPLFHIRIGISSGDAVAHVVTNGLWTDYRAVGECVHMAAKLQQRAASDTAQLTRDTLDLIPVGVAVRPMGSLRLSEEVEPMPAFLLDGARAVRRTATDLLSATTAPCVGREREVTALFAMADAVEGGTPVQLLLQGEAGIGKSRLVGEFLRDPRSRRWTLLQWPQMPIRRLADPDDLEAAALSLAEQVAGCASEQGIDWVCEAAARRSGPLAGDAVRALFGRPGLDPLWTGLDASQRLSLGIEGLVGATLELAAPLRRCKGAEPSGEAMDGAVGRPLLVLVEDAHWARPIMVRLLERLAEALPGSGSRLLLLATRRPPPLGPESLEQGWTGRPGGRRMELGMLSAEQVQSFLAHWLGPDWSLVDLKAQVAARCQGVPLYLEEVLRTLEASNAIEGTPGAYRLIDPLVVHKLPRTLHALLAERMDLMTLERRRLLMNAAVIGTTFDVGLLQALTGMPMTKLSDCLAYLERTGFILRTRLLPNLEYSFKHALIQEVAYATLTKSDRRALHARVLEALRHRRDHDLPNRLDLLAHHAFMAESWPAAHLFGRRAGEKAEGRSKLEDSSRHYANALSAVRRLPDHPRNTARQIDLLIALPRSLLPRGSMGVDDHLQRAIAMARDSGDLIRYARACSMLASFLWTFGDLDQGLALCHDGLSALDERDDRRTRVQLLFRLGGLQTDKGLFVEALKTFEHGSRMLSTSRPYDRYGLATVARVHMGSLAARGLAELGQVDEAVKAGHQSVEIAEESNHLFSRLFALTHLGWTHIICGQLEDSIPALEAALSIGHAIHAPLLLPLVMGGIGYASVLTGNHKSGFAMFENSFALFQQQGAMRGKPHPLGWLPQVQIWYADALEAAGNSPEAIGMARAALETALLTTQISSQARAAQLIRRLESEQKVLS, via the coding sequence ATGGCGGACGCCATGTGGAGCACAGCGGCCGACGACGGCGGTCCCGGACAGGATGCATCGCGCCTGTCCGCCGATAAGCCGCGCGAACGCAAGGTGGTGACGGCGATGTTCGTCGACATCGTCCGCTCCTCCGCCATGGTTGCCGGCCGCGATCCGGAAGACGCCGACGATCTGCTCCTGTCCATCCTGAACCGCGTGACGGAGGCGGTGCCGCGTTTCGAGGGCACGGTGACCCAGATGCTCGGCGACGGTTTCCTGGCGACCTTCGGCGCTCCCGGCGCCAAGGAGGACCACGCCCTGCGCGCCTGTCTGGCTGCCCAGGACATCCTCAGCGCCACCCGCGACGAACAGGGGCGCCCGCTCTTCCACATCCGCATCGGCATCAGCTCCGGCGATGCGGTGGCCCATGTGGTGACAAACGGCCTGTGGACCGATTACCGCGCGGTCGGCGAATGCGTGCATATGGCAGCCAAGTTGCAGCAGCGCGCCGCCTCCGACACCGCCCAGCTCACCCGCGACACGCTGGACCTGATCCCGGTCGGCGTCGCAGTGCGCCCGATGGGGAGCCTTCGCCTGTCGGAGGAGGTGGAGCCGATGCCAGCCTTCCTGCTCGACGGGGCCCGTGCCGTGCGCCGCACCGCCACCGATCTGCTGTCGGCCACCACCGCCCCCTGTGTCGGCCGGGAGCGGGAGGTGACGGCTTTGTTCGCCATGGCCGATGCGGTGGAAGGCGGGACGCCGGTCCAACTCCTGCTGCAGGGAGAGGCCGGGATCGGCAAGTCGCGACTCGTGGGCGAATTCCTGCGCGACCCACGCAGCCGGCGTTGGACGCTGCTGCAATGGCCGCAGATGCCGATCCGGCGGCTGGCCGATCCGGACGATCTGGAGGCGGCGGCGCTGAGCCTCGCGGAACAGGTGGCCGGTTGTGCCAGCGAACAGGGAATCGACTGGGTTTGCGAGGCCGCCGCACGGCGTTCCGGCCCGCTGGCCGGCGACGCCGTACGCGCTCTGTTCGGACGACCTGGACTTGACCCGCTGTGGACCGGCCTGGACGCATCACAGCGGCTGTCGCTGGGGATCGAGGGGCTGGTGGGCGCGACGCTGGAACTGGCGGCTCCGCTCCGGCGCTGCAAAGGCGCCGAACCCTCCGGCGAAGCGATGGACGGTGCCGTCGGCCGGCCGCTGCTGGTTCTGGTCGAGGACGCCCATTGGGCGCGACCGATAATGGTGAGGCTGCTCGAACGGCTGGCGGAGGCGCTGCCGGGTTCCGGCTCCCGCCTGCTGCTGCTCGCCACCCGCCGGCCGCCGCCGCTCGGTCCCGAGTCGCTGGAGCAGGGTTGGACCGGCCGGCCGGGCGGGCGGCGCATGGAATTGGGCATGCTGTCGGCCGAACAGGTACAGAGCTTCCTGGCTCATTGGCTGGGGCCGGACTGGTCGCTGGTGGACCTGAAGGCCCAGGTTGCAGCCCGCTGCCAGGGCGTTCCGCTCTATCTGGAGGAGGTCCTGCGCACACTGGAGGCATCGAATGCCATCGAAGGAACGCCCGGCGCCTACCGGTTGATCGACCCTCTGGTGGTCCACAAACTGCCGCGCACGCTGCATGCTCTGCTGGCCGAGCGCATGGACCTGATGACGCTGGAACGGCGCCGGCTGCTGATGAACGCTGCGGTGATCGGCACGACCTTTGACGTCGGATTGCTCCAGGCGCTGACCGGCATGCCGATGACGAAGCTGTCTGACTGCCTCGCTTATCTGGAGCGCACCGGTTTCATACTGCGCACCCGCCTGCTGCCCAACCTGGAATACTCCTTCAAGCACGCGCTGATCCAGGAGGTCGCCTACGCCACCCTGACCAAGTCCGACCGCCGGGCGCTGCATGCCCGCGTGCTGGAAGCGCTGCGCCACCGCCGCGACCACGACCTGCCGAACCGCCTGGACCTGCTGGCCCACCACGCATTCATGGCGGAAAGCTGGCCTGCCGCCCACCTGTTCGGCCGCCGCGCCGGCGAAAAGGCGGAAGGCCGTTCCAAGCTGGAGGACTCCAGTCGGCATTACGCCAACGCACTGTCCGCCGTACGCCGGTTGCCGGACCATCCACGAAATACTGCACGCCAGATCGATCTTCTGATCGCCCTTCCGCGATCCCTATTGCCGCGGGGATCAATGGGAGTGGACGACCATCTGCAACGTGCCATCGCGATGGCACGCGATTCGGGCGACCTCATCCGCTACGCCCGGGCTTGCTCGATGCTGGCATCGTTCCTGTGGACGTTCGGCGATCTCGACCAAGGCCTTGCACTTTGCCACGACGGCCTTTCCGCACTCGACGAGCGGGACGACCGCCGCACCCGCGTGCAGTTGCTGTTCAGGTTGGGCGGCCTGCAAACGGACAAGGGACTTTTCGTCGAGGCGCTGAAGACATTCGAACACGGCTCCCGCATGCTCTCGACATCCCGTCCTTATGATCGCTATGGGCTCGCAACCGTCGCGCGGGTGCATATGGGAAGCCTCGCGGCCCGCGGGCTCGCCGAACTGGGACAGGTCGATGAAGCCGTGAAAGCCGGTCACCAATCGGTTGAGATCGCCGAGGAGAGCAACCATCTTTTCTCGCGGCTGTTCGCCCTGACGCATTTGGGTTGGACGCACATCATCTGCGGGCAATTGGAGGACAGCATTCCCGCGCTGGAAGCCGCATTGTCGATCGGACATGCCATACATGCCCCACTGCTGCTTCCCTTGGTCATGGGGGGAATCGGATATGCGTCGGTCCTGACGGGGAACCACAAGTCAGGATTCGCCATGTTCGAAAACAGCTTTGCACTATTTCAGCAGCAAGGAGCGATGAGGGGCAAACCGCATCCTTTGGGATGGCTACCCCAAGTCCAGATTTGGTACGCGGATGCCTTGGAAGCGGCAGGCAACAGCCCCGAAGCTATAGGTATGGCACGCGCTGCTTTGGAAACCGCTTTACTCACCACACAAATTTCGAGCCAAGCACGTGCAGCCCAATTAATCAGACGATTGGAAAGCGAACAAAAAGTTCTGAGTTGA
- a CDS encoding CoA transferase subunit A yields MKNKLVSLEEAVARIPDGASLLIGGFMAVGGPNRLVDELIRQGKRDLTIIANDTARPNNGLGKLVVEKLVRRVVTSHIGLNPETQKQMIAGDIQVELVPQGTLAERIRAGGVGLGGVLTPTGVGTIVEDGKRTVEIDGVTYLLETPIKADFALVAAKQADLYGNLTYALTARNFNPLMAMAGATVIAEAEDILPVGCIPPDAVMTPSVLVDHIVTATPR; encoded by the coding sequence ATGAAGAACAAACTCGTCTCCCTGGAAGAGGCCGTCGCGCGCATTCCCGACGGCGCTTCCCTCCTGATCGGCGGCTTCATGGCCGTCGGCGGCCCCAACCGGCTGGTGGACGAATTGATCCGCCAGGGCAAGCGCGACCTGACCATCATCGCCAACGACACTGCCCGGCCCAACAACGGCCTTGGCAAGCTCGTGGTGGAGAAGCTGGTGCGCCGCGTCGTCACCAGCCACATCGGTCTGAACCCCGAGACGCAGAAGCAGATGATCGCCGGCGATATCCAGGTGGAACTGGTGCCGCAGGGCACGCTGGCCGAGCGCATCCGCGCCGGCGGCGTCGGGCTGGGCGGTGTCCTGACCCCCACCGGCGTCGGCACCATTGTGGAGGACGGCAAGCGTACGGTCGAGATCGACGGAGTCACTTACCTGCTGGAGACACCGATCAAGGCCGACTTCGCGCTGGTCGCCGCCAAGCAGGCCGATCTGTACGGCAACCTGACCTACGCGCTGACCGCGCGCAACTTCAACCCGCTGATGGCGATGGCCGGCGCCACCGTGATCGCCGAGGCCGAGGACATCCTGCCTGTCGGCTGCATCCCGCCCGACGCGGTGATGACGCCGTCGGTTCTGGTCGACCACATCGTCACTGCAACGCCGCGCTGA
- a CDS encoding 3-hydroxybutyrate dehydrogenase has translation MTNLKGKAALVTGSTSGIGLGIARQLAGQGADLMLNGFGDAAYIAELCQSLSAEFGVRVAHNGADMSKPEEIEAMVAAAEAAYGRLDVLVNNAGIQHVAPVDAFPVERWDAVIAINLSAVFHGTRAALPGMKARGWGRVINIASVHGLVASVNKSAYVAAKHGVIGLTKVTALELAETDITCNAICPGWVLTPLVQKQIDALAASRNLSVEEAGRELLSEKQPSKSFVTPEQLGELAVFLCSEAAGNMRGAALTMDGGWTAQ, from the coding sequence ATGACCAATCTGAAGGGGAAGGCCGCGCTCGTCACTGGGTCCACCAGCGGGATCGGCCTTGGAATCGCACGGCAGCTCGCAGGTCAGGGCGCCGACCTGATGCTGAACGGCTTCGGCGACGCCGCCTACATCGCCGAGCTGTGCCAGTCGCTGTCGGCTGAGTTCGGCGTGCGCGTCGCCCACAACGGCGCCGACATGTCGAAGCCCGAGGAGATCGAGGCTATGGTCGCCGCCGCCGAGGCTGCCTATGGCCGGCTGGACGTGCTGGTCAACAATGCCGGCATCCAGCATGTGGCGCCGGTCGACGCCTTCCCGGTGGAGCGCTGGGATGCGGTGATCGCCATCAACCTCTCGGCCGTCTTCCACGGCACCCGTGCGGCATTGCCGGGCATGAAGGCCCGCGGCTGGGGCCGGGTCATCAACATCGCGTCGGTGCACGGGCTGGTGGCGTCGGTCAACAAGTCGGCCTATGTCGCCGCCAAGCACGGCGTGATCGGCCTGACCAAGGTGACGGCGCTGGAACTGGCGGAGACGGACATCACCTGCAACGCCATCTGCCCGGGCTGGGTGCTGACGCCGCTGGTGCAGAAGCAGATCGACGCGCTTGCCGCCTCGCGCAATCTGTCGGTTGAGGAGGCCGGACGCGAGCTGCTGAGCGAGAAGCAGCCGTCGAAATCCTTCGTCACCCCCGAACAGCTGGGTGAACTTGCGGTGTTCCTGTGCTCGGAGGCGGCCGGAAACATGCGTGGTGCCGCGCTGACCATGGATGGTGGCTGGACCGCCCAGTAA
- a CDS encoding Crp/Fnr family transcriptional regulator gives MNAPIDVAAVLRRNRLLGELDAGQMAEMLGLGRIVRFDADQIIFDKGDPGDSLFAVLKGQIAIRTSSADGKTMLLNILEAGDVLGEIGLIDGRERTAAAVALRPVELYRIDRSDFIPFLERYPRLCTRMMVVLCDRLRWVSENIEDAVFHDVPRRLARRLLLLSDSYGQPTATGLRLTLPLSQEALANMLGVTREMVNKCLGALRRSGAVTYAKGFIVINDLALLRDMAGDPEQSP, from the coding sequence ATGAACGCGCCCATAGATGTGGCGGCGGTGCTGAGGCGCAACCGTCTGCTTGGAGAGCTCGACGCCGGGCAAATGGCGGAAATGCTGGGGTTGGGCCGTATAGTCCGCTTCGATGCCGACCAGATCATCTTTGACAAGGGCGATCCCGGCGACAGCCTGTTCGCTGTCCTGAAGGGCCAGATCGCCATCCGGACGTCCTCGGCGGATGGCAAGACCATGCTGCTGAACATCCTGGAAGCAGGCGACGTCCTGGGAGAGATCGGCCTGATCGACGGCCGGGAACGGACCGCCGCAGCGGTCGCCCTGCGCCCGGTCGAGCTTTACCGCATCGACCGCTCCGATTTCATCCCCTTCCTGGAACGCTATCCGCGCCTTTGCACCCGCATGATGGTGGTCTTGTGCGACCGGCTGCGCTGGGTATCGGAGAACATCGAGGATGCCGTCTTTCACGACGTCCCGCGCCGGCTCGCCCGGAGGTTGCTGCTGCTGTCGGACAGCTACGGACAACCGACCGCCACCGGCTTACGCCTGACCTTGCCGCTATCGCAGGAAGCCCTCGCAAACATGCTGGGCGTCACCCGCGAAATGGTGAACAAGTGTCTCGGCGCCCTGCGCAGGTCTGGCGCAGTGACATATGCTAAAGGTTTTATCGTCATCAACGATCTGGCTCTACTCAGGGATATGGCTGGAGATCCCGAACAGAGTCCCTAG
- a CDS encoding TfuA-like protein — MNGVYVFLGPTLPREDAARELDATYLPPVAQGDVLRLCAEKPAAIGIIDGFFESVPSVWHKEILYAIHAGIPVFGASSMGALRAAELYPFGMIGVGAIFEAFRDGRLEDDDEVAVIHGPAELGYTALSEAMVNIRRTLSDAVTDRVLTTGTALRLESIAKELPYRERGYGRMLRLGGDIGLPADELSAFRGWLPQGRFDQKRDDAKAMLHHMARRLGRSSGDDAAPEARFHFERTVLWERAIRDAAPLAM; from the coding sequence ATGAACGGCGTCTATGTCTTCCTAGGCCCCACCCTGCCGCGCGAGGATGCGGCACGGGAGCTGGACGCCACCTACCTGCCACCGGTCGCCCAGGGCGACGTGTTGCGTCTGTGCGCGGAGAAGCCGGCGGCCATCGGCATCATCGACGGCTTCTTCGAAAGCGTGCCGTCGGTCTGGCACAAGGAAATCCTTTACGCCATCCATGCCGGCATTCCGGTGTTTGGCGCCTCCAGCATGGGAGCTCTGCGCGCGGCGGAGTTGTATCCCTTCGGCATGATCGGTGTCGGCGCCATTTTCGAGGCTTTCCGCGACGGTCGGCTGGAGGACGACGATGAGGTCGCGGTGATCCATGGCCCGGCCGAGCTCGGCTACACCGCCCTGTCGGAGGCGATGGTCAACATCCGCCGCACCCTGTCCGACGCGGTGACCGACCGGGTCCTGACCACAGGCACGGCCTTGCGCCTGGAATCCATCGCCAAGGAGTTGCCTTACCGTGAACGCGGCTATGGCCGGATGCTGCGGCTGGGTGGCGACATCGGCCTGCCAGCGGACGAACTGTCGGCTTTCCGAGGCTGGCTGCCGCAGGGCCGCTTCGATCAGAAGCGCGACGATGCCAAGGCGATGCTGCACCACATGGCGCGACGCCTCGGCCGTTCCAGCGGCGACGATGCAGCGCCGGAAGCCCGCTTCCATTTCGAGCGGACCGTCCTGTGGGAACGTGCAATACGCGACGCTGCCCCCCTCGCGATGTAG
- a CDS encoding YcaO-like family protein, which yields MPFDLLDVKASVSDAVKAHTIGTHRVMAPEQTLDRVAPFLPIMGITRIANVTGLDAVGIPVVMVTRPNSRSISVSQGKGVTLAAAKASGVMESIETYHAERITLPLKFASFEELRWTHPVVDVDRLPRLSTGCFNPNSPILWIEGQDLLNGGPKWVPFEMVHLNFTVPMAPGHGAFLAGSNGLASGNHKVEAISHAVTELVERDATTLWRLQDPATQAATRIDLDSIDDPVCRSLIDRFEAAGVAVGVWETTSDVGLPAFLCRIVEREDLPQHSIRPATGMGCHVAREIALSRALTEAAQSRLTFIAGARDDMPRAEYERHLDPANHARWKALIVDGAGRRSFYDCPTSTAPTIEADLAHQLDRLRAVGIGEAVAVDLTRPEFGIPVVRVVVPGLEGADESPDYLLGERGLRSLGARAMEKAA from the coding sequence ATGCCCTTCGATCTGCTCGATGTCAAAGCCTCCGTTTCGGATGCGGTGAAGGCCCACACGATCGGCACCCACCGGGTCATGGCACCCGAACAGACTCTGGATCGGGTTGCCCCGTTCCTGCCGATCATGGGAATCACCCGGATCGCCAACGTCACCGGGCTGGATGCCGTCGGTATTCCGGTGGTGATGGTGACGCGGCCGAACTCGCGTTCCATCTCGGTGTCGCAAGGCAAGGGCGTGACACTCGCCGCCGCCAAGGCGTCGGGGGTCATGGAGTCGATCGAGACCTATCACGCCGAACGCATAACCCTGCCACTCAAGTTCGCCAGCTTCGAGGAGCTGCGCTGGACCCACCCGGTGGTGGACGTAGACCGCCTGCCCAGGCTGTCGACCGGCTGCTTCAATCCTAACAGCCCCATCCTGTGGATCGAGGGCCAGGATCTGCTGAACGGCGGCCCGAAATGGGTTCCGTTCGAGATGGTCCACCTGAATTTCACCGTGCCGATGGCCCCCGGCCACGGCGCCTTCCTTGCCGGTTCCAACGGGCTGGCGTCGGGCAACCACAAGGTGGAGGCGATCAGCCACGCCGTCACCGAACTGGTGGAGCGCGACGCGACCACCCTGTGGCGCCTGCAGGACCCCGCCACCCAGGCGGCGACCCGCATCGACCTGGACAGCATCGACGATCCGGTCTGCCGCTCGCTGATCGACCGGTTCGAGGCCGCCGGAGTCGCCGTCGGCGTGTGGGAAACCACCAGCGACGTCGGCCTGCCCGCCTTCCTCTGCCGCATCGTCGAGCGCGAGGATCTGCCCCAGCACTCCATCCGCCCGGCCACCGGCATGGGCTGCCATGTGGCGCGCGAGATCGCCCTGTCCCGCGCCCTGACAGAAGCGGCGCAGAGCCGCTTGACCTTCATCGCCGGCGCCCGCGACGACATGCCCCGCGCCGAATATGAACGCCACCTCGACCCGGCCAACCATGCCCGCTGGAAGGCGCTGATCGTCGATGGTGCCGGTCGGCGCTCCTTCTACGACTGCCCGACCAGCACCGCCCCCACCATCGAGGCCGACCTCGCCCACCAACTCGACCGGCTGCGCGCCGTTGGCATCGGGGAGGCGGTGGCGGTCGACCTGACCAGACCCGAATTCGGCATCCCGGTCGTGCGCGTCGTCGTGCCGGGGTTGGAGGGTGCCGACGAATCCCCCGATTACCTGCTGGGTGAACGCGGCCTGCGCTCGCTCGGCGCCCGAGCCATGGAGAAGGCGGCATGA